The proteins below are encoded in one region of Streptomyces marianii:
- a CDS encoding type B 50S ribosomal protein L31, with the protein MKPGIHPAYGPVVFRDRAAGFAFLTRSTMTSDRTVEWEDGRTYPVVDVEISSASHPFHTGTARVLDTAGRVERFARRYGRRGAR; encoded by the coding sequence ATGAAGCCCGGAATCCATCCGGCCTACGGCCCCGTCGTGTTCCGCGACCGGGCGGCCGGATTCGCCTTTCTCACCCGCTCGACGATGACGAGCGACCGGACCGTCGAGTGGGAGGACGGTCGCACCTACCCCGTGGTGGACGTGGAGATCTCCTCCGCGAGCCACCCCTTCCACACCGGCACGGCCCGCGTCCTCGACACGGCCGGTCGCGTCGAGCGATTCGCGCGGCGATACGGACGGCGCGGGGCCCGGTGA
- the rpmG gene encoding 50S ribosomal protein L33 has translation MARNELRPIIKLRSTAGTGYTYVTRKNRRNDPDRLTLRKYDPVAGRHVDFREER, from the coding sequence ATGGCCCGCAACGAACTACGCCCGATCATCAAGCTCCGCTCCACCGCGGGGACCGGCTACACCTACGTCACCCGCAAGAACCGCCGTAACGACCCCGACCGCCTGACGCTGCGCAAGTACGACCCGGTCGCCGGCCGGCACGTCGACTTCCGCGAAGAGCGCTGA
- the rpmB gene encoding 50S ribosomal protein L28, translating into MSARCQLTGSRPGFGNRISHSHRRTARRFDPNVQRKRYRLPSEGRYVRLALSARAIRTVDAIGIEAAVARIRARGERV; encoded by the coding sequence TTGTCCGCACGCTGCCAACTGACCGGGAGCCGACCAGGCTTCGGCAACCGCATCTCCCACTCCCACCGGCGCACCGCGCGCCGCTTCGACCCCAACGTCCAGCGCAAGCGGTACCGGCTGCCGAGCGAGGGCCGGTACGTGCGGCTCGCGCTGAGCGCGAGGGCGATCCGGACGGTGGACGCCATCGGCATCGAGGCGGCGGTGGCGCGCATCCGCGCACGGGGGGAAAGGGTCTGA
- the rpsN gene encoding 30S ribosomal protein S14, with protein sequence MAKKSKIARNERRREVVRRYATRRARLKETIRHPGTSEEDRRAAQRELRRQPRDASATRVRNRDAVDGRPRGYVGRFGLSRVRVRNQAHAGFLPGVTKSSW encoded by the coding sequence ATGGCGAAAAAGAGCAAGATCGCGCGCAATGAACGGCGCCGGGAGGTCGTGCGGCGGTACGCGACGCGTCGCGCGCGGCTGAAGGAGACCATCCGGCACCCCGGCACGAGCGAGGAGGACCGCCGGGCCGCGCAGCGCGAACTGCGGCGCCAGCCGCGGGACGCGAGCGCGACCCGCGTCCGCAACCGCGACGCGGTCGACGGCCGCCCGCGCGGCTACGTCGGCAGGTTCGGCCTCTCCCGCGTCCGCGTGAGGAACCAGGCGCACGCGGGGTTCCTGCCGGGAGTGACGAAGTCCTCCTGGTAG
- a CDS encoding DUF2786 domain-containing protein: protein MERALGGALYADDDDALDTGASLLAAAPPEADAELVRRGEEFVRRAWERGWQPADVVRIVRRDLDERHVELAAGLIAGETRRYGDDLPPRWRAQLDELPGAGRGRRPADRFSHATAVLRLYRLLVRLPSVEPVGPVPGEPFHRRSAAPHGEPRTLTRIRALLAKAEATGYPEEAEALTAKAQELMARHSIDEAVLASRTHRADVPVACRIGVDAPYETAKAILLDAVASANRCRAVWNSGLGFSTVVGFDADLEAVELLYTSLLVQGTTVMTRAEASQRAGGRRRTKTFRQSFLLAYAHRIGDRLARATSHVAEDAAGGDLLPALAARDVAVADQAERLFPDTVRTRVRGATDAAGWHDGTRAADDARMRPRDHRGELPK from the coding sequence GTGGAGCGTGCGCTCGGCGGGGCGCTGTACGCCGACGACGACGACGCGCTCGACACCGGCGCCTCGCTGCTGGCCGCCGCGCCGCCCGAGGCCGACGCGGAGCTGGTCCGGCGCGGCGAGGAGTTCGTGCGCCGTGCCTGGGAGCGCGGCTGGCAGCCGGCGGACGTCGTGCGGATCGTCCGTCGTGATCTCGACGAACGCCATGTGGAGCTGGCCGCCGGCCTGATCGCGGGGGAGACCCGGCGGTACGGCGACGACCTGCCGCCGCGCTGGCGCGCCCAGCTCGACGAACTGCCCGGCGCCGGGCGCGGGCGGCGCCCCGCGGACCGCTTCTCGCACGCGACCGCCGTGCTCCGGCTCTACCGGCTCCTCGTGCGGCTGCCGTCGGTCGAGCCGGTGGGCCCGGTGCCGGGGGAGCCCTTCCACCGGCGGTCCGCGGCCCCGCACGGCGAGCCGCGGACGCTCACCCGGATCCGTGCCCTCCTCGCGAAGGCGGAGGCCACCGGTTACCCGGAGGAGGCGGAGGCGCTGACCGCGAAGGCGCAGGAGCTGATGGCGCGCCACAGCATCGACGAGGCGGTGCTCGCCTCCCGCACCCATCGCGCGGACGTGCCGGTCGCCTGCCGCATCGGAGTCGACGCGCCGTACGAGACGGCCAAGGCGATCCTGCTGGACGCCGTGGCATCGGCGAACCGCTGCCGCGCCGTCTGGAACAGCGGCCTCGGCTTCTCGACGGTCGTCGGCTTCGACGCCGACCTGGAGGCGGTGGAACTGCTGTACACCTCGCTGCTGGTGCAGGGAACGACGGTGATGACCCGCGCGGAGGCGTCACAGCGGGCGGGCGGACGCAGGCGGACGAAGACATTCCGGCAGTCGTTCCTGCTGGCCTACGCGCACCGCATCGGCGACCGGCTGGCGCGGGCGACGTCCCACGTGGCGGAGGACGCGGCCGGGGGCGACCTCCTCCCGGCTCTCGCCGCCCGCGACGTCGCCGTCGCGGACCAGGCGGAACGCCTCTTCCCGGACACGGTCCGCACCCGCGTCCGCGGCGCCACGGACGCGGCGGGCTGGCACGACGGCACCCGGGCGGCCGACGACGCCCGTATGCGCCCCCGCGACCACCGGGGCGAACTCCCGAAGTAG
- a CDS encoding sugar O-acetyltransferase, whose protein sequence is MGENKQRMLAGDWYLPDDPELAADSERRFALCAAYNADGGAALPERETILAELLGSVGPGVRIRPPFQCDFGYHIGIGEGTFVNFGAVFLDVAPITIGAHCQLGPNVQLLTPSHELDAERRREGWEKGAPIRIGDNVWLGGGVIVCPGVTIGDDTVVGAGAVVTRDLPARVLAVGNPAKVIRTTA, encoded by the coding sequence ATGGGTGAGAACAAGCAGCGCATGCTGGCAGGGGACTGGTACCTCCCCGACGACCCCGAGCTCGCCGCCGACAGCGAACGGCGCTTCGCACTCTGCGCGGCCTACAACGCCGACGGCGGTGCGGCGCTCCCCGAACGGGAGACGATCCTCGCCGAACTCCTCGGCTCCGTCGGCCCCGGGGTCCGCATCCGGCCGCCGTTCCAGTGCGACTTCGGCTACCACATCGGAATCGGCGAGGGCACGTTCGTCAACTTCGGGGCCGTGTTCCTCGACGTCGCGCCCATCACCATCGGCGCCCACTGCCAGCTCGGCCCGAACGTCCAGCTGCTCACGCCCTCCCACGAACTGGACGCGGAACGCCGCCGCGAGGGCTGGGAGAAGGGGGCCCCGATCAGGATCGGCGACAACGTCTGGCTCGGCGGGGGCGTCATCGTCTGCCCCGGTGTGACGATCGGCGACGACACCGTGGTCGGGGCCGGTGCCGTCGTCACCAGGGACCTGCCCGCCAGGGTCCTGGCGGTGGGCAACCCGGCGAAGGTGATCCGCACCACGGCGTGA
- a CDS encoding bifunctional 3'-5' exonuclease/DNA polymerase, producing the protein MSERWALAPAEDGGAVLVPLGPDGLPAGEVRGEADLVEAVRSRPEVGRWVWRSTAEVYPRLLAAGVRVERCYDVEDAELLLLGHEGRHGEPRSAAAGWARLRHAPVPDDPPPRAAVPGSQSSLFEPEPVAVPFEGLLEVYAEQQRRHEAAEHPGRMRLLTAAQSAGMLVAAEMNRSGLPWRADVHRDVLHELLGERYAGGGEPRRLAELADEVSAAFGHRVRPDLPADVVRAFVRAGIKVRSTRRWELEEIDHPAVRPLIAYKKLYRIWTAHGWSWLQDWVRDGRFRPEYLPGGTVSGRWTTNGGGALQIPKVIRRAVVADEDWRLVVADADQLEPRVLAAISRDPGLMEVAGHDDDLYTRLSDRAFSGDREHAKLALLGAVYGQTSGDGLKNLAALRRRFPRAVAYVDDAARAGEEGRLVRTWLGRTSPPAAGAQENDEAGIPQDGGEAPAQHEFAPGYASTDARTRGRFTRNFVVQGSAADWALLLLAALRKATAGMRAQLVFFQHDEVIVHCPAEEAEEVVRAIRAAGELAGRIAFGETPVRFPFTTAVVERYSDAK; encoded by the coding sequence ATGAGCGAACGGTGGGCCCTGGCCCCGGCCGAGGACGGCGGAGCGGTGCTCGTGCCGCTCGGTCCGGACGGGCTGCCCGCCGGAGAGGTGCGCGGGGAGGCCGATCTCGTCGAGGCGGTGCGGAGCCGGCCGGAGGTCGGACGGTGGGTGTGGCGGTCGACCGCCGAGGTCTATCCGCGGCTGCTCGCGGCCGGCGTGCGCGTCGAGCGGTGCTACGACGTCGAGGACGCCGAGCTGCTCCTGCTCGGGCACGAGGGACGGCACGGCGAACCGCGTTCAGCGGCCGCGGGGTGGGCACGCCTGCGCCACGCCCCCGTCCCGGACGATCCGCCGCCGCGCGCCGCCGTGCCGGGCTCGCAGTCGTCGCTGTTCGAACCGGAGCCCGTTGCCGTGCCGTTCGAGGGCCTGCTGGAGGTCTACGCCGAGCAGCAGCGAAGACACGAGGCCGCCGAGCACCCCGGCCGAATGCGGCTGCTGACGGCGGCCCAGTCGGCGGGAATGCTGGTGGCCGCGGAGATGAACAGGTCAGGTCTGCCCTGGCGGGCGGACGTCCATCGGGACGTGCTGCACGAACTGCTCGGCGAGCGGTACGCGGGCGGGGGCGAGCCGCGCCGCCTCGCGGAGCTGGCCGACGAGGTCTCCGCGGCGTTCGGGCACCGGGTGCGTCCCGATCTGCCCGCGGACGTCGTCAGGGCGTTCGTCCGGGCCGGGATCAAGGTGCGGTCGACCCGGCGCTGGGAGCTGGAGGAGATCGACCACCCGGCCGTACGACCGCTGATCGCGTACAAGAAGCTGTACCGGATCTGGACGGCCCACGGCTGGAGCTGGCTGCAGGACTGGGTGCGGGACGGGCGGTTCCGGCCGGAGTACCTGCCCGGCGGCACCGTGTCCGGCCGCTGGACCACCAACGGCGGCGGTGCGCTGCAGATCCCCAAGGTGATCAGGCGCGCCGTGGTCGCGGACGAGGACTGGCGGCTCGTCGTCGCCGACGCCGACCAGCTGGAACCCCGGGTCCTCGCCGCGATCTCCCGCGACCCGGGGCTGATGGAGGTCGCGGGCCACGACGACGACCTCTACACGCGGCTGTCGGACCGGGCGTTCTCCGGGGACCGCGAGCACGCCAAGCTCGCCCTGCTCGGCGCCGTCTACGGCCAGACCAGCGGCGACGGGCTGAAGAACCTCGCGGCGCTGCGCCGCCGCTTCCCCCGCGCGGTGGCCTATGTGGACGACGCGGCCCGCGCGGGCGAGGAGGGCCGTCTCGTCCGCACCTGGCTGGGACGCACCAGCCCGCCGGCGGCAGGCGCCCAGGAGAACGACGAGGCCGGCATCCCCCAGGACGGCGGCGAGGCGCCCGCCCAGCACGAGTTCGCCCCGGGCTACGCCTCGACGGACGCCCGGACCCGCGGCCGGTTCACCCGTAACTTCGTCGTCCAGGGCAGTGCCGCGGACTGGGCGCTGCTACTCCTCGCCGCACTGCGCAAGGCGACCGCGGGCATGCGCGCCCAACTGGTCTTCTTCCAGCACGACGAGGTGATCGTGCACTGCCCTGCCGAGGAGGCCGAGGAGGTGGTGCGGGCGATCCGCGCCGCCGGTGAGCTGGCCGGGCGGATCGCCTTCGGCGAGACGCCGGTGCGGTTCCCCTTCACGACGGCGGTGGTGGAGCGCTATTCGGACGCGAAGTGA
- a CDS encoding AfsR/SARP family transcriptional regulator, whose amino-acid sequence MRFGLLGPLTVHDAAGEIRTTGSAKLRALLGTLLLRANRVVPTDALLDALWGDDPPASARASLHNHVARLRRLLAEEDRLRAVAPGYVLRVEPGELDVDTFERHIGTARAAYVRAVTRSTSVASGPALPHEGSGGPPQAGPGPVGTGAPGGADGGREDWRTVVDSSRAALDLWRGDPLTGLYDPGDGTPATVRRLRESWLLLLEWRYDAFLQLGRPDGLGPELAALTAQYPLREAFHRQLMLVLHRTGRQAEALAAYQSLRRRLVGGLGVEPGPSVQQAHREILQDPWAPGAARPAPPDGPVPSADPVGAGGPPPSGSAPDDAGGAYPGSSPRPAQLPPAPAHFTGRRALVADLRAVLTRTGRDRPAVAVLSGMAGVGKSALALHVAHSLREEFPDGQLHLHLHGATPGMTPLAPCQSLTALLRDLGVPPRAVPERHDAAAALLRSTLAPTRTLLVLDDAASAAQVRPLLPAGAGCAVVVTSRSPLTALDGAARFALTPLSGAESAALLRAVSGREGAGAGGTDDARADGTDDMDRLAELCGRLPLALRIAAARLAARRALTPAALAGLLTAQAGRLDHLEYDDLSVRRSLSVAYEALDPDAALALRRLGAVDIPEYDAALVAQLMAADGTGPPLDDRRAVAALERLVDVALLDEVAYGRFVPHDLVRDFAHELAVRLDGEEGRAAAVERALRWFGESARQAGLALVPAHLAGNRVPPPIDEVPPFPGEAEALAWGDRELPGLVALAQAYAPRSRTALRVIRAAFPYLQRRGRLHELGLLNEAALDAARAAGDGEAEAHALTDLAAVHFMLGRSERSLALNDEAVGLWRGLGEDSWVQRGLANRGMLLERLERYEEAAEALEESLACARRLGDDYGEGIILSHLGNLHEHTDAAHAIACHERSLAVGVRLGSPLLRHTAHCNIGYARLTLGQPGIALRHFEECLAIIGEGDEGDWQSQSQSRIGLVRALHALGRGTAAARECALVLERAVSRADGFTEGLARHEHGLLLRAEGRTDEALDEWRRAYACLDGTDAKVLPELRALLGGSPGS is encoded by the coding sequence ATGCGGTTCGGCCTGCTCGGTCCGCTGACCGTGCACGACGCCGCGGGTGAGATCCGCACGACGGGTAGCGCGAAACTCCGCGCGCTGCTCGGCACCCTGCTGCTGCGCGCCAACCGGGTCGTACCCACGGACGCGCTGCTTGATGCCCTGTGGGGCGACGATCCTCCCGCCTCGGCCCGCGCCTCGCTGCACAACCACGTGGCCAGGCTGCGCCGGCTGCTCGCCGAGGAGGACAGACTGCGGGCGGTGGCGCCCGGCTACGTGCTGCGCGTGGAACCCGGTGAACTCGACGTCGACACCTTCGAGCGACACATCGGGACGGCGCGTGCCGCCTACGTCCGCGCCGTCACCCGTAGCACCTCCGTCGCCTCCGGCCCGGCCCTCCCGCACGAGGGCTCCGGCGGCCCTCCCCAGGCCGGCCCGGGCCCCGTCGGAACCGGCGCACCGGGCGGCGCGGACGGCGGACGTGAGGACTGGCGGACCGTCGTCGACAGCTCCCGCGCGGCACTCGACCTCTGGCGCGGGGACCCGCTGACCGGGCTGTACGACCCCGGGGACGGCACCCCCGCGACGGTGCGGCGGTTGCGCGAGTCGTGGCTGCTGCTCCTGGAGTGGCGGTACGACGCCTTCCTCCAGCTGGGCCGGCCCGACGGCCTCGGCCCCGAACTCGCGGCGCTGACCGCGCAGTACCCCCTGCGCGAGGCCTTCCACCGACAGCTGATGCTGGTGCTGCACCGGACCGGACGGCAGGCCGAGGCGCTGGCCGCGTACCAGTCGCTGCGCCGCAGGCTCGTCGGCGGACTCGGCGTAGAACCCGGCCCCTCGGTCCAGCAGGCGCACCGGGAGATCCTCCAGGACCCGTGGGCCCCGGGCGCCGCCAGGCCCGCCCCGCCCGATGGGCCGGTACCGTCCGCCGACCCGGTCGGGGCCGGTGGGCCCCCGCCCTCGGGGTCCGCCCCGGACGACGCGGGCGGGGCGTATCCCGGGTCCTCCCCGCGGCCGGCCCAGCTCCCGCCCGCCCCCGCGCACTTCACCGGCCGCCGGGCGCTCGTCGCCGACCTGCGCGCCGTGCTCACCCGCACCGGCCGCGACCGCCCGGCCGTGGCCGTCCTCAGCGGCATGGCCGGGGTGGGAAAGAGCGCCCTCGCCCTCCACGTCGCGCACAGCCTCCGGGAGGAGTTCCCCGACGGGCAGCTCCATCTCCATCTGCACGGCGCGACCCCCGGCATGACGCCCCTGGCACCGTGCCAGTCGCTCACCGCGCTCCTGCGCGACCTCGGCGTCCCGCCGCGCGCCGTCCCGGAACGCCACGACGCGGCCGCGGCCCTGCTGCGCTCCACCCTGGCCCCGACCCGCACCCTGCTGGTCCTCGACGACGCGGCGTCGGCCGCACAGGTGCGTCCGCTGCTGCCGGCCGGCGCGGGCTGCGCCGTCGTCGTCACCAGCCGCTCCCCGCTGACGGCTCTCGACGGGGCTGCGCGCTTCGCGCTCACCCCGCTGAGCGGGGCGGAGAGCGCCGCACTGCTGCGTGCCGTCTCCGGCCGGGAAGGCGCCGGGGCGGGCGGTACCGACGACGCACGAGCGGACGGCACCGACGACATGGACCGGCTCGCCGAGTTGTGCGGCCGTCTGCCGCTCGCCCTGCGCATCGCGGCGGCGCGGCTCGCCGCCCGCCGTGCCCTCACCCCCGCGGCCCTCGCCGGGCTCCTCACCGCGCAGGCCGGCCGGCTGGACCACCTGGAGTACGACGACCTCAGCGTCCGCCGCTCCCTGTCCGTGGCGTACGAGGCGCTCGACCCGGACGCGGCGCTCGCCCTGCGCCGGCTGGGCGCCGTCGACATACCCGAGTACGACGCGGCCCTCGTCGCGCAGCTGATGGCGGCCGACGGCACCGGACCGCCCTTGGACGATCGGCGTGCGGTCGCCGCCCTGGAACGGCTCGTCGACGTGGCGTTGCTGGACGAGGTCGCCTACGGGCGTTTCGTGCCCCACGACCTGGTCCGGGACTTCGCGCACGAGCTCGCCGTGCGCCTCGACGGCGAGGAGGGACGCGCGGCGGCCGTCGAGCGTGCCCTGCGGTGGTTCGGGGAGTCGGCGCGCCAGGCGGGCCTGGCGCTCGTCCCGGCCCATCTGGCGGGCAACCGCGTCCCGCCCCCGATCGACGAGGTACCTCCCTTCCCGGGCGAGGCGGAGGCCCTGGCCTGGGGAGACCGCGAACTGCCCGGTCTGGTGGCCCTGGCCCAGGCGTACGCGCCGAGGTCGCGCACCGCCCTGCGCGTCATCCGGGCCGCCTTCCCCTATCTCCAGCGACGCGGGCGCCTCCACGAACTCGGCCTGCTCAACGAGGCCGCGCTGGACGCCGCCCGGGCCGCCGGCGACGGGGAGGCGGAGGCGCACGCGCTCACCGATCTCGCCGCGGTCCACTTCATGCTCGGGCGGAGCGAGCGCTCGCTGGCGCTCAACGACGAGGCCGTCGGCCTGTGGCGGGGGCTCGGTGAGGACAGCTGGGTGCAGCGCGGCCTCGCCAACCGCGGCATGCTGCTGGAACGCCTCGAACGGTACGAGGAGGCCGCCGAGGCCCTCGAGGAGTCACTCGCCTGCGCCCGGCGCCTCGGCGACGACTACGGCGAGGGGATCATCCTCAGCCATCTCGGCAACCTCCACGAGCACACCGACGCCGCGCACGCCATCGCCTGCCACGAGCGCAGCCTCGCCGTCGGCGTACGGCTCGGCAGCCCGCTGCTGCGCCACACGGCCCACTGCAACATCGGCTACGCCCGTCTCACCCTCGGCCAACCGGGCATCGCCCTGCGCCACTTCGAGGAATGCCTGGCCATCATCGGCGAGGGCGACGAGGGGGACTGGCAGAGCCAGTCCCAGTCGCGTATCGGACTCGTGCGGGCCCTGCACGCGCTCGGCCGCGGCACGGCCGCCGCCCGTGAGTGCGCCCTCGTCCTGGAGCGGGCGGTCTCCCGCGCCGACGGCTTCACCGAGGGACTGGCCCGCCACGAGCACGGACTGCTGCTGCGCGCGGAGGGCCGCACCGACGAGGCGCTCGACGAGTGGCGGCGCGCATACGCCTGCCTCGACGGCACGGACGCCAAGGTGCTCCCCGAACTGCGCGCGCTCCTGGGCGGGTCGCCCGGGAGCTGA
- a CDS encoding NAD-dependent epimerase/dehydratase family protein, which yields MNQALRGEPFTVFGDGEQTRAFGYIKDVVPSIARHVEVPEAYNEVFNAGGPRVYSVNGIAAAVCDALGVALRVSHLPERDGVRDACATRLREAAADVLRHSRALDCRVAVATPPGEVLPTAANDGVGAPARPIPPAPGPGLRPRSLAERIAAAGGRLTRGPYPSGHHTLEARFPRAAPSSDGSRAA from the coding sequence ATGAACCAGGCGCTGCGCGGCGAGCCGTTCACGGTCTTCGGGGACGGCGAGCAGACCCGCGCCTTCGGGTACATCAAGGACGTGGTGCCCTCCATAGCCCGTCACGTGGAGGTACCCGAGGCGTACAACGAGGTCTTCAACGCCGGCGGTCCCCGCGTCTACAGCGTCAACGGCATCGCGGCCGCCGTCTGCGACGCCCTGGGCGTGGCGCTGCGCGTCAGCCACCTGCCGGAGCGCGACGGGGTGCGGGACGCCTGTGCCACCCGATTGCGGGAGGCGGCCGCCGACGTTCTGAGACACAGCCGCGCCCTCGACTGCCGGGTGGCGGTGGCCACACCGCCGGGTGAGGTGCTGCCGACCGCGGCGAACGACGGGGTCGGTGCCCCGGCCCGGCCGATCCCTCCCGCCCCGGGGCCGGGCCTGCGCCCGCGCAGCCTCGCCGAACGGATCGCGGCCGCCGGCGGCAGGCTGACCCGCGGCCCGTATCCTTCCGGGCACCACACGCTGGAGGCCCGCTTCCCGCGCGCCGCCCCCTCTTCGGACGGTTCGCGGGCGGCATGA
- a CDS encoding LuxR C-terminal-related transcriptional regulator codes for MLGRLGIGPDEEAVYRAMLKGGPGAVSGLAEALGWPEERARAALDRLAALSLVRPSPDGGTGRPVDPELGLTSLLASQETELLERERQIRASRIAVAGMLADIRASGAQDVTEVQKLRSMEQIQSKIEHLAGTCSSEIAAFVPGGGQSEEHLDAARPLDTSTSARGVRLRYIFLNSCRNSPATREYVAWLGERGGLVRTVPRLPLRMLIYDRSRAIVPMDPAAADLGALVLEGTGALTALLALFEQTWQQAKPLGESAADAAAVTGNSLTAQERAVLDLLTEGLTDEAIARQLGVSVRTIRRVTADLMQRLGARSRFEAGVLATSKGWVSV; via the coding sequence ATGCTCGGTCGATTGGGGATCGGCCCGGATGAGGAAGCGGTCTACCGCGCCATGCTCAAGGGCGGGCCGGGGGCTGTTTCCGGCCTCGCGGAGGCCCTGGGATGGCCCGAGGAGCGTGCGCGAGCGGCCTTGGACCGGCTGGCCGCGCTGTCCCTCGTGCGGCCTTCGCCGGACGGCGGCACGGGCCGTCCCGTCGACCCGGAGCTGGGTCTGACGTCGCTGCTCGCCAGTCAGGAGACCGAACTCCTGGAGCGGGAGCGTCAGATCAGGGCGAGTCGGATCGCGGTGGCCGGGATGCTCGCCGACATCCGCGCCAGCGGAGCGCAGGACGTCACGGAGGTGCAGAAGCTGCGGTCCATGGAACAGATCCAGTCCAAGATCGAGCATCTGGCCGGGACCTGTAGCAGCGAGATAGCGGCGTTCGTCCCGGGCGGGGGCCAGAGCGAGGAGCATCTGGACGCCGCCCGGCCGCTGGACACCTCGACCAGCGCCCGGGGGGTCCGCCTTCGGTACATCTTTCTCAACAGCTGTCGCAACTCCCCTGCGACCAGGGAGTACGTCGCCTGGCTGGGGGAACGCGGGGGCCTGGTGCGCACGGTACCCCGGCTGCCCCTGCGCATGCTCATCTACGACCGCAGCAGGGCGATCGTGCCGATGGATCCGGCCGCGGCTGACCTGGGGGCGCTGGTGCTGGAGGGCACCGGGGCGCTGACCGCGCTGCTCGCGCTGTTCGAGCAGACCTGGCAGCAGGCGAAGCCGCTCGGCGAGAGCGCGGCCGATGCCGCGGCCGTCACCGGAAACTCCCTGACCGCGCAGGAGCGGGCCGTGCTCGATCTGCTGACGGAGGGTCTGACGGACGAGGCCATCGCCCGGCAATTGGGCGTGTCCGTGCGGACCATACGGCGCGTCACGGCCGATCTGATGCAGCGGCTCGGGGCGCGCAGCCGCTTCGAGGCGGGCGTGCTCGCCACCAGCAAGGGCTGGGTGAGCGTGTGA
- a CDS encoding DUF6233 domain-containing protein yields the protein MSDLSRSERIRLNEGLRDWLTYQLRQTERTLDELKREEEEDRRRRDVARIEMSWKLQPARVEGAQPMLHRGNCGLYRTQLGYLDKEHVVIALEEFPELLMCEVCAPWGSLGVPRPPGRPGV from the coding sequence ATGTCCGACCTGTCGCGCTCCGAGCGGATCAGGCTCAACGAGGGCCTGCGCGACTGGCTCACCTACCAGTTGCGGCAGACCGAGCGCACCCTCGACGAGCTGAAGCGCGAGGAGGAGGAAGACCGGAGGCGCCGTGACGTCGCCCGGATCGAGATGTCGTGGAAACTGCAGCCCGCCCGGGTGGAGGGTGCCCAGCCCATGCTGCACCGGGGCAACTGCGGTCTGTACCGGACGCAGCTCGGCTATCTGGACAAGGAGCACGTCGTGATCGCCCTGGAGGAGTTCCCTGAGCTGCTGATGTGCGAGGTGTGCGCGCCGTGGGGCAGCCTCGGCGTCCCCCGGCCGCCCGGGCGGCCGGGGGTGTAG